In the Corynebacterium suedekumii genome, one interval contains:
- a CDS encoding ABC transporter ATP-binding protein, with protein sequence MSTPTSPFRALVAMLGHHRGTLALAVLLSLIGAALGLAQPMVINAIISRIGEGGIAGLVWILVGLLLVSSVAAAAQIYVMTRTAEAAVLGTRRSLIARMLRLPVPFYDTHRTGDLVTRLGSDTTLVRSAFTGGLVDAVGGVATMAGAVVLMALIDPMMLLIVLAVVGVALVAVTTTSTFIERYTTRAQEAVGALGAGMDRALGAVRTIRATGSQDQVETGLQDSAADAFHQGVKIARVEALLFPATGLAMQGSFLVVLGVGGARVAAGTISVADLVTFVLYLFMVSMPLGAIFGAVTSIRQAMGAIQRIQDVLHQEPETTDGEVAVPARSLLFDAVSFTYDGATPVLRNVNFRIEPGSKTAIVGPSGSGKSTVLALLQRFYDPTSGRILLGDQDIADLTPASVRSVVGLVEQEAAVLAGTVRENLRLGSADVDDDRLWWALDQVNLRSRFEESDGLNTVLGDRGVSLSGGQRQRLALARMLLMDTPILLLDEPTSAVDSRNEQLILDAIDATAQGRTLVIVAHRLSTVTDADRIIVMRDGEVEATGTHAQLLASSSMYRDLASRQLLS encoded by the coding sequence ATGTCCACACCCACCTCACCATTCCGCGCACTTGTCGCCATGCTGGGCCACCACCGCGGCACCCTCGCCCTCGCAGTGTTACTCTCCCTGATCGGTGCCGCCTTGGGCCTGGCCCAGCCGATGGTGATCAACGCCATCATCAGCCGGATCGGCGAGGGCGGAATCGCCGGACTCGTGTGGATCCTCGTCGGACTGCTCCTCGTCTCCTCCGTGGCCGCTGCCGCGCAGATCTACGTGATGACCCGTACCGCCGAGGCCGCGGTCCTGGGCACCCGCCGCAGCCTCATCGCCCGCATGCTCCGTCTCCCGGTCCCCTTCTACGACACCCACCGCACCGGAGACCTGGTCACCCGCCTGGGATCCGACACCACCCTGGTCCGCTCCGCCTTCACCGGCGGCCTCGTCGACGCCGTCGGCGGCGTGGCCACCATGGCCGGCGCCGTCGTCCTCATGGCGCTGATCGACCCGATGATGCTGCTGATCGTCCTGGCCGTCGTCGGCGTCGCACTGGTCGCCGTGACCACCACCTCCACCTTCATCGAGCGCTACACCACCCGCGCGCAGGAGGCGGTCGGTGCCCTCGGCGCCGGCATGGACCGGGCCCTCGGAGCAGTACGGACCATCCGGGCCACCGGATCCCAGGACCAGGTGGAGACCGGGCTGCAGGACAGCGCCGCCGACGCCTTCCATCAGGGTGTCAAGATCGCCCGCGTGGAGGCCCTCCTCTTCCCCGCCACGGGCCTGGCGATGCAGGGCAGCTTTCTCGTCGTGCTCGGCGTCGGCGGTGCACGGGTCGCCGCCGGCACCATCTCCGTCGCCGACCTCGTCACCTTCGTCCTCTACCTCTTCATGGTCTCCATGCCCCTGGGGGCCATCTTCGGCGCAGTGACCAGCATCCGGCAGGCGATGGGCGCGATCCAGCGCATCCAGGACGTGCTCCACCAGGAACCCGAGACCACCGACGGCGAGGTTGCCGTCCCCGCCCGCTCCCTGCTTTTCGACGCCGTGTCCTTCACCTACGACGGCGCCACCCCGGTCCTCCGCAACGTCAACTTCCGGATCGAACCGGGATCCAAGACCGCCATCGTCGGCCCCTCCGGGTCCGGCAAATCCACGGTCCTGGCCCTCCTCCAACGCTTCTACGACCCCACCTCGGGACGGATACTCCTCGGCGACCAGGACATCGCCGACCTGACTCCCGCGTCGGTTCGTTCCGTGGTCGGCCTGGTGGAGCAGGAGGCGGCGGTCCTGGCCGGCACGGTCCGGGAGAACCTGCGGCTCGGTTCCGCCGACGTCGACGACGACCGTCTGTGGTGGGCCCTGGACCAGGTCAATCTGCGCTCCCGATTCGAGGAGAGCGATGGTCTGAACACCGTCCTCGGGGACCGGGGCGTCAGTCTCTCCGGAGGACAACGCCAACGCCTCGCCCTGGCCCGCATGCTGCTCATGGACACCCCGATTCTCCTGCTCGACGAGCCGACCAGCGCCGTCGACTCCCGGAATGAACAACTCATCCTCGACGCCATCGACGCCACCGCCCAGGGACGCACCCTGGTCATCGTCGCCCACCGGTTGTCCACCGTCACCGACGCCGACCGCATCATCGTCATGCGGGACGGGGAGGTCGAGGCCACCGGCACACACGCCCAGCTGCTGGCGTCGAGTTCGATGTACCGTGACCTGGCCAGCCGGCAGCTGCTGAGCTAG
- a CDS encoding ribonuclease HII yields the protein MESLLVAHGLGPVAGVDEAGRGACCGPITIAACILPDGDIPELAGLTDSKKLTAKARERLFPLITEAALAWSVVSIDAPLIDARGIQHANISGMRRAVAKLDVRPGYVLTDAWRIPGLTVPHLPVVGGDLAARCISAASVLAKVTRDRHMVELDERYPEYGLVSHKGYSTKVHLAAVRRHGGTAHHRYTYANVAAAHREWLQEGTA from the coding sequence GTGGAGTCCCTCCTGGTCGCGCACGGTCTCGGCCCGGTCGCCGGGGTCGATGAGGCCGGCCGTGGCGCCTGCTGCGGGCCCATCACCATCGCGGCGTGCATCCTGCCGGACGGTGACATCCCGGAACTGGCGGGACTGACGGACTCGAAGAAACTCACGGCGAAGGCACGCGAGCGCCTGTTCCCGCTCATCACCGAGGCTGCGCTGGCGTGGTCGGTGGTCTCCATCGACGCCCCGCTCATCGACGCCCGCGGTATCCAGCACGCGAACATCTCGGGGATGCGACGCGCCGTCGCGAAGCTGGATGTGCGCCCCGGGTACGTCCTGACGGACGCATGGCGGATCCCCGGGCTCACCGTCCCCCACCTGCCGGTGGTCGGCGGGGATCTCGCCGCGCGCTGCATATCCGCGGCGAGCGTGCTGGCCAAGGTGACCCGGGACCGGCACATGGTCGAGCTGGACGAGCGGTACCCGGAGTACGGGCTGGTCTCGCACAAGGGCTATTCCACGAAGGTGCATCTGGCTGCGGTGCGCCGCCACGGTGGTACCGCGCACCATCGTTACACTTATGCCAACGTTGCGGCGGCCCACCGAGAGTGGCTACAGGAAGGCACAGCATGA
- the rplS gene encoding 50S ribosomal protein L19: MNILDKVDAAQLRDDVPAFRPGDTLDVHVKVIEGNNQRTQLFKGDVIRRQGSGIRETFTVRKVTFGIGVERTFPVHSPNIDKIEVVRKGDVRRAKLYYLRDLRGKAARIKEKR; this comes from the coding sequence ATGAACATTCTCGACAAGGTTGATGCAGCACAGCTGCGCGATGACGTCCCGGCTTTCCGCCCGGGCGACACCCTCGACGTGCACGTCAAGGTCATCGAGGGCAACAACCAGCGTACCCAGCTGTTCAAGGGCGACGTCATCCGTCGTCAGGGCTCCGGCATCCGGGAGACCTTCACCGTCCGCAAGGTGACCTTCGGCATCGGCGTGGAGCGTACCTTCCCGGTGCACTCCCCGAACATCGACAAGATCGAGGTCGTCCGCAAGGGTGACGTTCGTCGCGCCAAGCTGTACTACCTGCGCGATCTGCGCGGTAAGGCTGCCCGCATCAAGGAGAAGCGCTAG
- the rimM gene encoding ribosome maturation factor RimM (Essential for efficient processing of 16S rRNA), whose translation MASRLPASIGCVTENDVQIGRVIKPHGVRGEIVVDPTTDDPTGRFAVGEVLTGKQTGKTLTLTVTAVRPHQGRLLVTFEEIPGRTEAESLRGVRFFAPPVVDEDEDAYYDHELVGLRVLNVGDVTEEEAHARAYEGAQPEPEDIGEIIGVVRGPAQRLLEVALDNGGQALVPFVHAIVPIVDVDNEAIVITPPEGLLDL comes from the coding sequence ATGGCCTCGAGGCTACCGGCTAGCATCGGGTGCGTGACTGAGAATGATGTGCAGATCGGGCGGGTGATCAAGCCCCACGGCGTGCGCGGCGAGATCGTCGTCGACCCCACCACAGATGACCCGACCGGGCGTTTCGCCGTCGGCGAGGTGCTCACCGGGAAGCAGACCGGCAAGACGCTGACCCTGACCGTGACGGCCGTGCGCCCGCACCAGGGGCGTCTGCTGGTCACCTTCGAGGAGATCCCCGGCCGCACGGAGGCCGAGTCGCTGCGTGGCGTGCGATTCTTCGCCCCGCCGGTGGTCGACGAGGACGAGGACGCCTACTACGACCATGAGCTCGTCGGCCTGCGCGTGCTCAACGTCGGTGACGTCACCGAGGAGGAGGCGCACGCGCGAGCCTACGAGGGGGCGCAGCCGGAACCCGAGGACATCGGTGAGATCATCGGCGTCGTCCGCGGCCCGGCGCAGCGGCTGCTCGAGGTCGCACTGGACAACGGCGGTCAGGCGCTGGTGCCGTTCGTCCACGCCATCGTGCCGATCGTCGACGTGGACAATGAGGCGATCGTGATCACGCCGCCGGAAGGACTGCTGGACCTGTGA
- a CDS encoding cupin domain-containing protein yields MTTLSLLDIAPSPAPQRPRPAVQRLLQGDGANLIVFTFAPGQSLPDHRAAHPITVQCLSGSLEFTCGDQTAPLDPGVVIHLREHITHRVDCPADAPDEANVLLVTMLTGERH; encoded by the coding sequence ATGACCACCCTCTCGCTTCTCGACATCGCCCCCTCCCCCGCCCCGCAGCGACCCCGCCCGGCGGTGCAGCGCCTGCTGCAGGGGGACGGCGCCAACCTCATCGTGTTCACCTTCGCCCCGGGCCAGTCCCTGCCGGACCACCGGGCCGCGCACCCCATCACCGTGCAGTGCCTGTCCGGATCCCTCGAGTTCACCTGCGGGGACCAGACCGCTCCGTTGGATCCGGGTGTGGTCATCCATCTGCGGGAGCACATCACCCACCGGGTGGACTGTCCCGCCGACGCCCCGGACGAGGCGAACGTCCTCCTGGTGACGATGCTCACCGGCGAACGCCACTGA
- the deoC gene encoding deoxyribose-phosphate aldolase, with protein sequence MNRTELAQTIDHTLLKPESTPEQVADLIAEAADLGTYSVCVSPSLLPVSAPESVKVATVCGFPSGAVQPEIKAAEAALSARQGADEVDMVINIANAVRDDFDAVEADIRAVRDAIPDTLLKVILETAALSDEQITQCCLAAERAGADYVKTSTGFHPAGGASVHAITLMHEAVGGRLGIKASGGIRDTDTALAMLDAGATRLGCSSSAAVLEGVK encoded by the coding sequence ATGAACCGCACTGAACTGGCCCAGACCATCGACCACACCCTGCTCAAGCCCGAGTCCACCCCCGAACAGGTCGCCGACCTCATCGCCGAGGCCGCCGACCTGGGCACCTACTCCGTCTGCGTCTCCCCGTCCCTCCTGCCGGTCTCCGCGCCCGAGAGTGTCAAGGTCGCCACCGTCTGCGGCTTCCCCTCCGGAGCCGTCCAGCCCGAGATCAAGGCCGCCGAGGCCGCCCTCTCCGCCCGACAGGGAGCGGATGAGGTGGACATGGTCATCAACATCGCCAATGCCGTGCGCGACGACTTCGACGCCGTCGAGGCCGACATTCGCGCCGTCCGCGACGCCATCCCGGACACCCTGCTCAAGGTCATCCTCGAGACCGCCGCCCTGTCCGACGAGCAGATCACCCAGTGCTGCCTCGCCGCCGAGCGCGCCGGCGCCGACTACGTCAAGACCTCCACCGGCTTCCACCCGGCCGGCGGCGCCTCCGTCCACGCCATCACCCTCATGCACGAGGCCGTCGGCGGTCGCCTGGGCATCAAGGCCTCCGGCGGCATCCGCGACACCGACACGGCCCTGGCCATGCTCGACGCCGGCGCCACCCGCCTCGGCTGCTCCTCCTCCGCGGCCGTCCTGGAGGGCGTGAAGTGA
- the lepB gene encoding signal peptidase I — translation MTESEKTDAGSTAAGAEKKAAPWYIEIPVVIVVTLLVIFLIQTFVGRVYMIPSQSMEPTLHGCEGCTGDRIVVDKISYRFSDPEPGDVVVFKGTDSWNSGFVSQRSDNDVVRTLQNLGSYVGLVAPDENDLVKRIVATGGQTVSCQAGDPAVMVDGAPIDQSYTLQPAAYPVDPAIGSEACGGAYFGPVQVPDGHYFMMGDNRTNSADSRAHLGDQFQGTIPEDHIRGKVQAIIFPFNRIGGVEDPDIQ, via the coding sequence GTGACTGAATCAGAGAAGACGGACGCAGGCAGCACCGCTGCGGGGGCAGAGAAGAAGGCGGCCCCGTGGTACATCGAGATCCCCGTGGTCATCGTGGTGACGCTGCTGGTCATCTTCCTCATCCAGACGTTCGTCGGCCGGGTGTACATGATCCCGTCGCAGTCGATGGAGCCGACGCTCCACGGCTGTGAGGGCTGCACCGGTGACCGCATCGTCGTGGACAAGATCTCCTACCGCTTCTCTGATCCGGAGCCGGGGGACGTGGTGGTGTTCAAGGGCACCGATTCCTGGAACTCCGGGTTCGTGTCCCAGCGGTCGGACAACGATGTCGTCCGCACCCTGCAGAACCTCGGTTCCTATGTTGGGCTGGTGGCCCCGGACGAGAATGACCTGGTCAAGCGCATCGTCGCCACCGGTGGCCAGACCGTGTCGTGCCAGGCGGGCGACCCGGCGGTGATGGTGGACGGCGCGCCGATCGACCAGTCCTACACGCTGCAGCCGGCCGCCTACCCGGTGGATCCGGCGATCGGTTCGGAGGCCTGCGGTGGCGCCTACTTCGGCCCGGTCCAGGTGCCGGACGGCCACTACTTCATGATGGGTGACAACCGCACCAACTCCGCCGACTCCCGCGCCCACCTGGGGGATCAGTTCCAGGGCACCATCCCGGAGGACCACATCCGCGGCAAGGTCCAGGCCATCATCTTCCCCTTCAACCGCATCGGCGGTGTTGAGGACCCGGACATCCAGTAG
- a CDS encoding DedA family protein produces the protein MTQTHDETGGSTRADTTGNPEDNLPRFITHPEKADKWLLFALFAMGAFSLAMIPLRAWMLSHPAVYTLAVGGYTSAVVSGANASVGNGHWLIFLLGTVIGATKFLPIYWLMGKRWGMEFIDMSLQYMPRAHRFFHRAVEKETGKTRALTLSLIPLGFAPGPVPGTIVNAVAGLLRIRFWLVMLINVISVLVINGIMMWLGFRYGDAVLDVVEVVNRYLLWITLGLLALVFFRAWRQNRKKPA, from the coding sequence ATGACGCAGACCCACGACGAGACCGGCGGGTCCACGAGGGCGGACACGACGGGGAACCCGGAGGACAACCTCCCACGCTTCATCACCCACCCCGAGAAAGCCGACAAGTGGCTGCTGTTCGCCCTGTTCGCCATGGGCGCGTTCTCCCTGGCGATGATCCCGCTGCGCGCCTGGATGCTCTCCCACCCGGCGGTGTACACCCTCGCCGTCGGCGGCTACACCAGTGCCGTCGTCTCCGGCGCCAACGCCTCCGTGGGCAACGGTCACTGGCTGATCTTCCTGCTGGGCACCGTCATCGGCGCCACCAAGTTCCTGCCCATCTACTGGCTCATGGGCAAGCGCTGGGGCATGGAGTTCATCGACATGTCCCTGCAGTACATGCCCCGCGCCCACCGCTTCTTCCACCGCGCCGTGGAGAAGGAGACCGGGAAGACGAGGGCTCTGACACTGTCCCTCATCCCCCTGGGGTTCGCGCCGGGCCCGGTGCCGGGCACCATCGTCAACGCCGTCGCCGGCCTGCTCCGCATCAGGTTCTGGCTGGTCATGCTCATCAACGTGATCAGCGTCCTGGTGATCAACGGCATCATGATGTGGCTGGGCTTCCGTTACGGGGACGCGGTCCTCGACGTCGTCGAGGTGGTCAACCGCTACCTGCTGTGGATCACCCTCGGACTGCTGGCCCTGGTGTTCTTCCGGGCGTGGCGGCAGAACCGGAAGAAGCCGGCGTGA
- the trmD gene encoding tRNA (guanosine(37)-N1)-methyltransferase TrmD, giving the protein MRLDVVTIFPEYLDPLRHALLGKAIEQGILTVGVHDLRGWATDVHKSVDDSPYGGGPGMVMKPEVWGPALDDVAAGTAEGQVLDSSLPHLAKPRHDDIEGVAARTYESGEDSDLPLLIVPTPAGQPFTQADAQAWSNEEHIVFACGRYEGIDQRVVDDAAQRYRVREVSIGDYVLIGGEVAVLVIAEAIVRLIPGVLGNRRSHEEDSFSDGLLEGPSYTKPRVWRGLEVPPVLFSGNHALVDRWRRDQALLRTQAVRPELLNHVALTPQDQAVLDSGR; this is encoded by the coding sequence GTGAGACTCGACGTCGTCACCATCTTCCCCGAGTACCTCGACCCGCTGCGCCACGCCCTGCTGGGCAAGGCCATCGAGCAGGGCATCCTCACCGTCGGCGTCCACGACCTGCGCGGCTGGGCCACCGACGTGCACAAGTCCGTCGACGATTCCCCCTACGGCGGTGGACCCGGCATGGTGATGAAGCCCGAGGTCTGGGGCCCGGCGCTTGACGACGTCGCCGCCGGCACCGCCGAAGGCCAGGTCCTGGACAGCTCCCTCCCGCACCTGGCCAAACCCCGCCACGATGACATCGAGGGCGTGGCTGCCCGGACCTATGAATCGGGGGAGGACTCCGACCTTCCCCTGCTCATTGTCCCCACCCCGGCCGGACAGCCCTTCACCCAGGCGGACGCCCAGGCCTGGTCGAACGAGGAGCACATCGTCTTCGCCTGCGGGCGCTACGAAGGTATTGACCAGCGCGTCGTCGACGACGCCGCCCAGCGCTACCGGGTCCGCGAGGTCTCCATCGGCGACTACGTCCTCATCGGCGGGGAAGTCGCCGTGCTCGTCATCGCCGAGGCCATCGTCCGCCTCATCCCGGGCGTCCTGGGCAACCGGCGCAGCCACGAGGAGGACAGCTTCTCCGACGGCCTGCTCGAGGGACCCTCGTACACCAAACCCCGGGTGTGGCGCGGGCTCGAGGTCCCGCCGGTGCTGTTCTCCGGCAACCACGCACTCGTCGACCGGTGGCGCCGCGATCAGGCCCTGCTGCGCACGCAGGCCGTCCGCCCCGAGCTGCTCAACCACGTCGCCCTGACCCCGCAGGACCAGGCGGTGTTGGACTCGGGCAGGTGA
- a CDS encoding phospho-sugar mutase yields the protein MNPQDWVDHDPDPTTRAEIQELIDAASPALAERFAGPLEFGTAGLRGPIAGGESAMNIATVTRASAGLGAWLLSKVSRPKVVVSCDARHRSADFQRATAEVLAAAGCEVILLPAQLPTPVTAFAVRHLGADAGVMVTASHNPPQDNGYKVYLGGRVVAGDNEAGVQLISPADKEIAALIAEAGWADEVPRSTDGVTPVDVLDDYLARAVSLVPSEDRDLPIVITAMHGVGGEVLRTVLERAGFTRVIPVAEQFAPDPDFPTVAFPNPEEDGALDLAIATAEREGARLILALDPDADRCSVAVPIDGRWVQLTGDQVGGLLGEDAARRHDAGTLASSIVSSRLLARIAEHHGLDFQPTLTGFKWIGRTPGLIFGYEEALGYCTDPEFVRDKDGITACLRVADLAARIDLGEFLAEIGRQYGWYVTAPLTIRMADPADIAAALERLAAEAPKQFAGSNVFRIDDLSLGYLGLPGTPGLAMVTDADDRIIARPSGTEPKLKCYLEVVASSQEEGRARLEVITRELAEALGV from the coding sequence GTGAACCCACAGGACTGGGTGGACCACGACCCCGATCCGACCACCCGCGCCGAGATCCAGGAGCTTATCGACGCCGCGTCCCCCGCCCTCGCCGAACGCTTCGCCGGCCCCCTCGAGTTCGGCACCGCCGGCCTGCGCGGCCCCATCGCCGGCGGCGAATCCGCGATGAACATCGCCACCGTCACCCGCGCCTCCGCCGGGCTGGGGGCCTGGCTGCTGTCCAAGGTCTCCCGGCCGAAGGTGGTCGTCAGCTGCGACGCCCGCCACCGCTCCGCCGACTTCCAGCGCGCCACCGCCGAGGTGCTCGCCGCCGCCGGCTGCGAGGTCATCCTCCTGCCGGCCCAGCTGCCCACCCCGGTCACCGCGTTCGCCGTGCGCCACCTGGGCGCCGACGCCGGCGTCATGGTCACCGCCTCCCACAACCCGCCCCAGGACAACGGCTACAAGGTCTACCTCGGCGGCCGGGTCGTGGCAGGGGACAACGAGGCCGGTGTCCAGCTCATCTCCCCGGCTGACAAGGAGATCGCGGCGCTCATCGCCGAGGCCGGCTGGGCCGACGAGGTCCCCAGGTCGACCGACGGCGTCACGCCCGTCGACGTCCTCGACGACTATCTCGCGCGCGCCGTGTCCCTGGTGCCGTCTGAGGATCGGGATCTGCCGATCGTCATCACCGCCATGCACGGCGTCGGCGGTGAGGTCCTGCGCACCGTCCTCGAACGCGCCGGCTTCACCCGCGTCATCCCCGTGGCCGAGCAGTTCGCCCCTGACCCCGACTTCCCGACCGTCGCCTTCCCCAACCCCGAGGAGGACGGCGCCCTCGACCTGGCCATCGCCACCGCCGAACGTGAAGGGGCCCGGCTCATCCTGGCACTGGACCCGGACGCCGACCGCTGCTCCGTCGCCGTCCCGATCGATGGCCGCTGGGTCCAGCTGACCGGCGACCAGGTCGGCGGCCTCCTCGGTGAGGACGCCGCCCGACGGCATGACGCCGGAACCCTGGCCAGCTCCATCGTCTCCTCCCGGCTGCTGGCCCGCATCGCCGAGCACCACGGCCTGGACTTCCAGCCCACCCTCACCGGCTTCAAGTGGATCGGCCGCACCCCGGGCCTGATCTTCGGTTACGAGGAGGCTCTCGGCTACTGCACCGACCCGGAGTTCGTCCGCGACAAGGACGGCATCACCGCCTGCCTGCGCGTCGCCGACCTCGCGGCCCGGATCGACCTGGGGGAGTTCCTCGCCGAGATCGGCAGGCAGTACGGCTGGTACGTCACCGCCCCGCTGACCATCCGGATGGCGGACCCGGCCGACATCGCCGCCGCACTGGAGCGCCTGGCCGCCGAGGCGCCGAAGCAGTTCGCCGGCTCGAACGTCTTCCGTATCGACGACCTCTCCCTCGGTTACCTCGGCCTGCCCGGCACCCCGGGACTGGCCATGGTCACCGACGCCGACGACCGGATCATCGCCCGCCCCTCCGGCACTGAGCCGAAGCTCAAGTGCTACCTCGAGGTCGTCGCCTCCTCGCAGGAGGAGGGCCGTGCCCGCCTCGAGGTGATCACGCGCGAGCTCGCGGAGGCACTGGGCGTGTAA